CACGACCGGATGGTGCCGACGAAGAACTCCCACGACCTGGCGCGGCGCCTGCCCGACAGCGAACTGGTGATCTACCCCGACGCCGGCCACGGCGGCATCTTCCAGTTCCACGCCCAGTTCGTCGCCAAGGCCCTCGAATTCCTCGCGCGATAGCACCTGTTCCCCAGCAATAACGTCCGAGCCGAGAGGATTCGATTTCATGTCCGAGCAATCCCTGCCCACGACCGCCCGTGCGTGGCACCTGCAGGCGCGCCCGCCGGGGCGGCCGGTGCCGTCGGACTTCGCGCTGCGCGAGGTGGCGTTGCCCGCCCCCGGTCCGGGGCAGCTCCTGGTCACGAACGAGTACTTGTCGGTCGACCCGTACATGCGGGGCCGGATGAGCGACAAGAAGTCCTATATCGAGCCGTACGAGTTCGGCAAGCCGATGGATGGGCCCGCGGTCGGCCGGGTACTGGCGTCCAACGCCGAGAGGTTCGCGCCCGGCGACCACGTGGTGCACGTCCTCGGCTGGCGTGACCACGCGGTGCTGGACGCGGCGGCCGCGCAGAAAGCCGACCCGGACCTGGCGCCGCTGTCCGCCTACCTGGGCGTGCTCGGCGTCCCCGGCCTCACCGCCTACGTGGGGCTGAAGCGGTTCGCTGAGATCGAGGAGGCGACACGGTAAGGCCAAGCTGCTGGTCGGGGAGTACGGCTTTGACGCTGCGTTCAACTACAAGAACGGCCCGGTCGCCGAGCAGCTCGCCCAGGCGGCACCGGAGGGCATCGACGTCTTCTTCGACAACGTCGGCGGCGAGCACCTGGAAGCCGCGATCGGTCACGCGGTCCCGGCTGCTGGCGTTCATGGTGACCGAGGAGCTGGACCTGCAGCCGGACTTCGTCCGAGAGGCCGGCGGCTGGATCGGCGACGGCAGGCTGCGCTACCACGAGACCGTGGTGGACGGCCTCGAGCACACCCCGGACGCGTTCCTCCGCCTGAAGCGCGGCGAAAACCTCGGCAAGATGATCGTCCGTCTCTGACGCTTTCACCCCCTTTGGAGTCTTCATGGATCTCTCCGCCAGCACCGTCCTCGTCACCGGCGCCAACCGGGGGTTCGGCCGGGCGCTCGCCGCCGAGCTGCTCGGCCGCGGCGCCACCGTCTACGCCGGCGCCCGCGACCCCGCCCGAATCGACCTGCCGGGCGTCAAGCCGATCGCCATCGACATCACCGACCCGGCCTCGGTCGAGGCCGCCGCCCAGACCACCGGCGACGTCACCGTCCTGATCAACAACGCCGGCTCGCCACCCCGCGCCGACCTGCTCACCAGCGACCCGTGCGCCTGCAGCCGGCCGGCCAGGGCATCCGGGTGACCGCGCTGCACGTCGGCTACATGGACACCGACATGGTCAGCGACGTCGACTCGGAAAAGTCCGACCCCGCCGACATCGCCATCGACGGGATCGCTGCCGGCGCCTACGAAATCCTGGGCGGCAACGCCTCCCGCCAGGCCCAGGCCGCATTGGCCGGCGGTGTCGCGGCGATCTACCCCGAGCTGCCCTGAATCCCGGTCAGCAGCCGAGCAGCGTGGCCAGCTCGCCGAGGTCGCGGGCGTGCAGTGTGTTGCCCAGGCTAGGTGAGACGTCCTTCAGGGCGTCCCGGCCGAACTCGTGCGGCCGCTCCACGTAGGCGGTATGCAGCCCGCAGGAGCGTGCGGCCGCGAGGTCGTCGTGATGGGCGGCGACCAGCATCACGTCGGCCTCCAGCACGTCGAAGACGGACGCGGCGCCGTGGTAAGCCTCGGGCTCGGGCTTGTATCGCCGGAAGGTCTCCGCGGAGAGGATGCAGTCCCACGGCAGCCCGGCGTGCGTGAGCAGGGCGACGTTGCCGTTGGACAGCGAGCAGACGACGTACTCGGCCTTGAGCCGGGTGAGGGCGTCCACGGCGTCGGGCCACGGGTCCAGCCGGTGCCACCAGGGTAAGCCGGTGGCGCTCCTCGTCGGGCACGTCGGGCAGGCCGAACTCGGCGAGGACGTCGTCGAGGATCATCCGGTGCAGGTCGTCGAGCTGGTCCAGCCGAGCTCGCCGTCGATCACCCGCCGCAGGGCGGGGACGTAGCCGGCGCGCCAGGCGTTGGCGAACTCGCCCGCGTCGAGCGATGCTGTGCTGTCCGCCTGAAGTGGCCAAGGACTTCGTCAACCCTCACCGGTGTCCAGGAAGGCGGCCACGGCCGGGGCGGTTTCCGTGGTCCGGTGCAACAGGTGGAAGCCGGTGGTGAGGCCGGGTTCGGCGAGCGGGCGGTACACCACGTTGGGCACGGCGGCGCGGTGCACACCGGCCGGGACCACCGTGACGCCCACCCCGGCGGCGACCAGCGCGAGCACACCCAGGGTGCTGTCCGCCCGAAAGCGGCTCGACGCCGGCCACAGCTTCAGCCGGGCCAGCCGCGACAAGTCCGACACCAGGTCGCCCCGGCCGTCGTCGAAGGTGTACTCGACCAATTCCACTCCGGAGATCTGCTCCGCGGTCAGCGTCTCGTGCCCGGCCAGAACATGTCCGGCGGGCAGCGCAACGAGAAACGACACCGAACTGGCCGGGGCGGAGGTGAGCAGAGGTTCGCTGAGCGGTGCCGGGAGTGCGCTGAAGCCGACGTCCAGCTCGCCGGCGAGGATCGCGGCCCGCTGCGTCTCCGGCCCGGCTTCCCGCAGTTCGATCCGTACCAGCGGCCTGGCCTCGTGGAACGCGCGAATCCGGGCAGTCAGGATGCCGCCGAACACCACGGCACCGGCCACGCCGATCCGCACCGCACCGGTCTCACCGCGCAGCGCGAGCCGTGCTGCGACCTGTGCCCGCTCGGCCTGGGCCAGCACCCGCCGGGCCTCGATCAGGAACGCCTGACCGGCCGGGGTGAGCCGGGTCTGCCGGGAGCCGCGGTCGAACAGCGGTCCGCCGAGTTCGTTTTCCAGGTCGCGGATCTGCATGCTCAGCGTGGGCTGGACCACGTGCAGCCGGCGCGCTGCCCGGCTGAACCCGCCCTCCTCGGCCACGGCGACGAAGTACCTCAGGTGCCGCAGCTCCATCCCAGCTCCTATCAGCCGTACTGATCGTAGCATCAGAAACAAGTGTT
This window of the Amycolatopsis balhimycina FH 1894 genome carries:
- a CDS encoding SDR family NAD(P)-dependent oxidoreductase, yielding MDLSASTVLVTGANRGFGRALAAELLGRGATVYAGARDPARIDLPGVKPIAIDITDPASVEAAAQTTGDVTVLINNAGSPPRADLLTSDPCACSRPARASG
- a CDS encoding HAD family hydrolase, translating into MDPWPDAVDALTRLKAEYVVCSLSNGNVALLTHAGLPWDCILSAETFRRYKPEPEAYHGAASVFDVLEADVMLVAAHHDDLAAARSCGLHTAYVERPHEFGRDALKDVSPSLGNTLHARDLGELATLLGC
- a CDS encoding LysR family transcriptional regulator; amino-acid sequence: MELRHLRYFVAVAEEGGFSRAARRLHVVQPTLSMQIRDLENELGGPLFDRGSRQTRLTPAGQAFLIEARRVLAQAERAQVAARLALRGETGAVRIGVAGAVVFGGILTARIRAFHEARPLVRIELREAGPETQRAAILAGELDVGFSALPAPLSEPLLTSAPASSVSFLVALPAGHVLAGHETLTAEQISGVELVEYTFDDGRGDLVSDLSRLARLKLWPASSRFRADSTLGVLALVAAGVGVTVVPAGVHRAAVPNVVYRPLAEPGLTTGFHLLHRTTETAPAVAAFLDTGEG